From a region of the Halomonas sp. HL-93 genome:
- a CDS encoding nitrite/sulfite reductase — MYRYDIHDQTLVDERVAQFRDQMDRYRAGRLGEEEFRPLRLQNGLYIQRHAPMLRIAIPYGMLAGHQLRALGDITRRYDRGYGHFTTRQNLQLNWPALEDVPDILADLAKVQMHAIQTSGNCIRNTTSDQFAGIANDEVEDPRPWCELIRQWSTLHPEFAYLPRKFKIAVSGASQDRAAIQVHDIGLRLWYNEAGELRVRVLAGGGLGRTPMIGDVVRDDLPWQHLLTYLEACVRVYNQFGRRDNKFKARIKILVKALGIEEYRRRVEEEWAHLKDGPQTLNAAAVEAAKSHFPEPERRAVDKTAVADYERLRQENRGFARFVTNNVTDHKVYGYKAVTLSLKRREHAPGDVTADQMDAIADLADRYSFGEVRVTHEQNLVLSDVPVDEMEALWQELDALGMANPTVGTLNDIICCPGGDYCSLANAVSIPIAQALQERFEDLDFLYDLGPLDLNISGCMNACGHHHVGHIGILGVDKKGEEYYQVSIGGNSTDDASLGKILGPSFFREDVPGVVEKVLEVYVAQRHEDERFLDTYRRIGLKPFKERVYAA, encoded by the coding sequence ATGTACCGTTATGATATTCATGACCAAACGCTGGTAGATGAGCGTGTCGCTCAGTTCCGCGATCAGATGGATCGCTACCGCGCCGGGCGTTTGGGAGAGGAAGAATTTCGTCCACTGCGTTTGCAGAATGGGCTCTATATCCAACGACATGCGCCGATGCTGCGCATCGCGATTCCATACGGCATGTTGGCTGGCCATCAATTGCGTGCGTTGGGCGACATTACTCGCCGCTACGACCGCGGCTACGGCCACTTCACCACGCGCCAAAACCTGCAGCTCAACTGGCCTGCGTTGGAAGATGTGCCGGACATTCTGGCGGATCTGGCGAAAGTCCAGATGCACGCGATCCAGACCAGCGGCAACTGCATTCGCAATACCACCAGCGACCAGTTTGCGGGTATTGCCAATGATGAAGTGGAAGATCCGCGCCCTTGGTGCGAACTGATTCGTCAATGGTCGACGCTACACCCTGAATTTGCCTATTTGCCACGCAAGTTCAAAATCGCCGTCAGCGGTGCTTCCCAGGACCGCGCAGCCATCCAGGTTCACGATATCGGTCTGCGGCTGTGGTACAACGAGGCTGGCGAACTGCGTGTTAGAGTCCTCGCCGGCGGTGGTCTTGGTCGCACGCCGATGATTGGCGATGTGGTGCGCGACGACCTGCCCTGGCAGCACCTGCTGACCTACCTGGAAGCGTGCGTGCGGGTCTACAACCAGTTCGGGCGTCGCGACAACAAGTTCAAGGCGCGGATCAAGATTCTGGTCAAGGCACTGGGCATCGAAGAGTACCGTCGCCGCGTCGAGGAAGAATGGGCGCATCTGAAAGACGGCCCTCAGACACTCAATGCTGCCGCCGTCGAGGCAGCGAAGAGCCACTTCCCCGAGCCGGAACGTCGCGCGGTAGATAAAACCGCGGTGGCCGATTATGAGCGCCTTCGCCAGGAAAACCGTGGCTTTGCACGCTTCGTGACCAATAACGTGACCGACCACAAGGTATACGGCTATAAAGCCGTCACGCTGTCTCTCAAACGCCGCGAGCATGCTCCCGGCGACGTGACGGCTGACCAAATGGACGCCATCGCCGACCTTGCCGACCGCTACAGCTTCGGTGAAGTCCGCGTTACCCATGAGCAGAACCTGGTGCTTTCTGACGTCCCGGTGGATGAGATGGAAGCGCTCTGGCAGGAGCTTGATGCGCTGGGCATGGCCAACCCGACGGTGGGCACGCTCAACGATATCATCTGCTGCCCTGGCGGCGACTACTGCAGCCTGGCCAATGCCGTCTCGATCCCCATCGCACAGGCATTGCAGGAGCGCTTTGAAGACCTCGATTTTCTTTACGACCTGGGCCCGCTGGATCTGAATATCTCCGGGTGCATGAATGCCTGCGGTCACCACCATGTGGGCCATATCGGCATCCTCGGCGTTGATAAAAAGGGGGAGGAGTACTACCAGGTATCCATTGGCGGCAACTCGACGGATGACGCCTCGTTGGGCAAGATTCTTGGCCCTTCCTTCTTCCGTGAAGACGTTCCCGGTGTCGTCGAAAAAGTATTGGAGGTCTACGTCGCGCAGCGCCATGAAGATGAGCGCTTCCTGGATACCTATCGTCGCATTGGACTGAAACCCTTTAAGGAGCGTGTGTATGCCGCCTAA